The genomic stretch CGTCCCGCACCATGCCCGCCGATGTTGCGGCGGTTCAGTCGATCCTGGCGCCGCTCGCGCGCACGATCTCGGCATGGCGGCGGATCTCCACCGCCAGGAACTCCGCCGCGCGCGCCCGCGTGCCGCCCAGCAGCACCAGCCCCGCGCCTTCCAGACGCTGCTTGCCCTCGGGGTCGGCGATCACCTCGTTCACCAACGTGTTCAGCCGGTCGATGACCGGTCCCGGCGTGCCCTTGGGCGCCATCACCATGAACCAGGTGCCGAAGGTCAGCCCGGCCATGCCGAGTTCCGCCATGGTCGGCACGTCGGGCAGTTGCGGAGACCGCGCATCGTCCAGGATCGCAAGCGGCACCACCTCTCCGCCACGGATCTGCGGCAGCGCGCCGGTCACCAGGTTGAACATCGCCTGGATGCGGTTCGACAGCAGGTCGGTCACCGCCGGCGCGGGGCCGGAATAGGGCACGTGCTGCATGTCGGTCTGCGTCATCTGGCGATACAGCTCGCCGGCCAGGTGCATCGACGACCCGTTGCCGGTGGAGCCGAAATTGATCTTCCCCGGATTGGCCCGTGCATAGGCGGTGAATTCCGCCAGCGTGCGCGGCCCGAGAGCGCGGTTCACCACCAGGATGTTCGGCACGTTGCCCACCAGCACCACCGGGTCGAAGTCGCGCGTCGGGTCGAAGGGCAGGTCACGGTACAGCGCGGGGTTGGTCGCCAGCGTGCCCGCCCATCCCCACAGGAAGGTGTAGCCGTCCGGCGCGCTGCGCGCGGCCAGCGCGGCGCCGACATTGCCGTTGGCGCCGGCGCGGTTCTCGACCACCACGCGCTGCGGCAGGCGCTTGTCCAGTTCCTGGCTCAGGATGCGCGCGACGGTGTCGGCGGTGCCTGCCCCGCCCAGCGTGGGCACGATCAGGCGCACCGGCTTGTCCGGCCAGGCCGGCGCCTGCGCGCGCGCGGCAGCCGGCGCAAGGGCGAGGGGGGCGGCGAGCACGGTGCGGCGATTCATCATGGCGTGGGTCCTGCTGGAACGGACCGAGCCTAGCGTGATTTCCGATCGGGCGGCACAGGCCCGCGCGCGCCCCGTGACCCAACGGCAGCCCCCTGGCTCTCGCATCGGGAAGGTGCCGCGACCGACAGGTTGGCCATTGCGTTCGTGTCGCGCAGCGGCCGGAGGCACCGCGCCGCGCCTCGGCATTGCCAATGCCCTGCCGCGACGCTGTGCGGGCCGCGCTCGGGCCGACCGCCTCGCGCCCTTGCCGTCGCGCCGTTGGCGCGCCAGCGTCGGCGCCTCAAGTCGGGAGGATGCGGATGCGCGTGGCGATCCTGGGTGCGGGGGCGATTGGCCCCGGCTGCGCCGCCCTGGCCGCGAGCCGCGGCCATGACGCGGCGCTGTGGTCGCCTTCGGGCGCCGGCACCGGCGGCCTGGCGGGCACGCTGCACGCCGAGGGCGAACTGACCGGCACCTTCCCCGTCCGCGTCGCCGCCACGCTCGAGGAAGCCTTCGCCGGCGCCGATGTCGCGCTGCTGACGGTGCCGGCCTATGCACTGGCCGGGCTGCTCGCGCGTATTGCCGCCGCCATTCCGCGCGACATGCCCTTGCTGATCGCGCCGGCGGCCTCGCTCGCGCCGCTGGCCTTCGCGCGGCTTCGCGGGCCGGGCGCGCCGGTGGGCGCGATGGCGACCACGCCCATCACCGGCCGGCGCACCGCGCCCGACCGCGTGCGCATCGCCGCCATCCGCGCCTGGTCCGAGATGGGCGCGCTGCCGGGGGCGGCCGCGCCGCAGATGGCCGCGCTGGCCGAAGCCCTGTTCGGCAACCGCTGGCCGGTGGTGCCCGATGCGCTGGCGGCCGCCTTCATCAACACCAACCCGATCGCCCATGCCGCGCTGGCGCTGGCGAACGTCACGCGCATCGAACAGCGCGAGACCTGGGGCCAGTACGGGCTGATGACGGAAGCGGTGTGCCGCCTGATGGAGGCGCTCTGCGCCGAGCGCGACGCGCTGGCCGCGCGCTTCGGCCACAGCCCGCCCAGCCTCGTCGAGGCCCTGCACCGCACCAACGGCGTGCCGCGCGGCCCGCTGCACGAGATGACCCGCGCCATCGAGGCCGGCCGCGGCGTGATCGCCGGCCCGACCGAGATGGACACGCGCTACGTGACCGAGGACGTGCCCTATGGCCTCGCCTTCTACCTGGCGCTGGCCGCCGCGAATGGCCAGCCCATGCCGGTGACCGAGGCCGCGGTCACGGTGATCGAGACGC from Roseomonas fluvialis encodes the following:
- a CDS encoding Bug family tripartite tricarboxylate transporter substrate binding protein, with translation MMNRRTVLAAPLALAPAAARAQAPAWPDKPVRLIVPTLGGAGTADTVARILSQELDKRLPQRVVVENRAGANGNVGAALAARSAPDGYTFLWGWAGTLATNPALYRDLPFDPTRDFDPVVLVGNVPNILVVNRALGPRTLAEFTAYARANPGKINFGSTGNGSSMHLAGELYRQMTQTDMQHVPYSGPAPAVTDLLSNRIQAMFNLVTGALPQIRGGEVVPLAILDDARSPQLPDVPTMAELGMAGLTFGTWFMVMAPKGTPGPVIDRLNTLVNEVIADPEGKQRLEGAGLVLLGGTRARAAEFLAVEIRRHAEIVRASGARID
- a CDS encoding NAD/NADP-dependent octopine/nopaline dehydrogenase family protein, with amino-acid sequence MRVAILGAGAIGPGCAALAASRGHDAALWSPSGAGTGGLAGTLHAEGELTGTFPVRVAATLEEAFAGADVALLTVPAYALAGLLARIAAAIPRDMPLLIAPAASLAPLAFARLRGPGAPVGAMATTPITGRRTAPDRVRIAAIRAWSEMGALPGAAAPQMAALAEALFGNRWPVVPDALAAAFINTNPIAHAALALANVTRIEQRETWGQYGLMTEAVCRLMEALCAERDALAARFGHSPPSLVEALHRTNGVPRGPLHEMTRAIEAGRGVIAGPTEMDTRYVTEDVPYGLAFYLALAAANGQPMPVTEAAVTVIETLWGRGLRENPLLEGLDLANLPALLRAG